In the Ilumatobacteraceae bacterium genome, one interval contains:
- a CDS encoding ATP-binding cassette domain-containing protein, with the protein MAEQHLLELDNISKYYGNIIALSDVSTSVNAGEVTCVLGDNGAGKSTFIKILAGVHQQSEGTIRVNGDEVKFDSPRDALDKGIATVYQDLAMVPLMSVWRNFFLGSEPTKGIGPLQWIDKAEAKRIAKEEMAKMGIDIRDTEQPVGTLSGGERQSVAIARAGYFGAKVLILDEPTSALGVKQSGVVLKRIVEARNQGLAVIFITHNPRHAYPVGNRFLILNRGQSMGSFAKDDITVDELTQLMAGGAELEALEHELQTATGNGG; encoded by the coding sequence ATGGCTGAACAGCATCTGCTCGAACTCGACAACATCTCGAAGTACTACGGGAACATCATCGCCCTCAGCGATGTGAGCACGTCCGTCAACGCGGGCGAGGTGACCTGCGTGCTGGGCGACAACGGTGCGGGAAAGTCGACGTTCATCAAGATCCTCGCCGGTGTGCACCAGCAGTCGGAGGGCACCATTCGCGTGAACGGCGATGAGGTCAAGTTCGACTCGCCCCGCGATGCGCTCGACAAGGGCATCGCCACCGTGTACCAGGACCTCGCGATGGTGCCGCTGATGTCGGTCTGGCGCAACTTCTTCCTGGGTTCCGAACCCACCAAGGGCATCGGCCCGCTCCAGTGGATCGACAAGGCCGAGGCGAAGCGGATCGCGAAGGAGGAGATGGCCAAGATGGGTATCGACATCCGCGACACCGAGCAGCCGGTCGGCACCCTGTCGGGCGGCGAGCGCCAGTCGGTGGCGATCGCGCGCGCCGGGTACTTCGGCGCGAAGGTGCTGATCCTCGACGAGCCGACCTCGGCACTCGGTGTCAAGCAGTCGGGCGTCGTGCTCAAGCGCATCGTCGAGGCCCGCAACCAGGGTCTCGCCGTGATCTTCATCACCCACAACCCGCGCCACGCGTACCCGGTCGGCAACCGATTCCTCATCCTCAACCGCGGCCAGTCGATGGGGTCGTTCGCCAAGGACGACATCACCGTCGACGAACTCACCCAGCTCATGGCCGGCGGTGCCGAGCTCGAAGCGCTCGAGCACGAACTGCAGACCGCCACCGGCAACGGCGGCTGA
- the iolC gene encoding 5-dehydro-2-deoxygluconokinase, producing MTIPELLTIGRVSVDLYAEQVGVSMTEVTTLRKSVGGTSTNVAVAAARLGHHAAAVTKVGDDEFGRYITHALEHTFGVDTRWVTSDPELKTPLAFAELDPPEDPTIIFYREPRAPDQNLRLDDVDLDVVREVPLFWVPASRFAWEPSRSTVTELLRARGRRSHTVLDLDWRPMFWNSPAEASEQIAPMLDHVTVAIGNRDECEIAVGTRDPDEAADRLLERGLEIAVVKLGGEGVMVATADGVRERIPPFLVDVVCGLGSGDAFGGAFCHGLLSGWDLVRSVEYGNAAGAIVAGRLTCADAMPTADEVDAFIAGRTSSTTSNTTPSNTTGAPS from the coding sequence ATGACGATCCCCGAACTCCTCACCATCGGGCGGGTCAGTGTCGATCTCTACGCGGAGCAGGTCGGTGTCTCGATGACCGAGGTGACCACGCTGCGCAAGTCGGTGGGCGGCACCTCGACCAACGTCGCCGTCGCCGCCGCCCGACTCGGACACCACGCCGCTGCCGTCACCAAGGTCGGCGACGACGAGTTCGGGCGCTACATCACCCACGCGCTCGAACACACCTTCGGCGTCGACACCCGCTGGGTCACGTCGGATCCTGAACTCAAGACGCCGCTGGCGTTCGCCGAGCTCGATCCCCCCGAGGATCCGACGATCATCTTCTACCGCGAGCCGCGCGCACCCGACCAGAACCTGCGTCTCGACGACGTCGATCTCGACGTCGTCCGGGAGGTCCCGCTGTTCTGGGTACCGGCCTCCCGATTCGCTTGGGAGCCGAGCCGCTCGACGGTCACCGAGCTGCTGCGCGCACGCGGTCGACGCTCGCACACCGTGCTCGACCTCGACTGGCGCCCGATGTTCTGGAACTCGCCGGCGGAGGCCTCCGAGCAGATCGCACCGATGCTCGACCACGTCACCGTCGCGATCGGCAACCGCGACGAATGTGAGATCGCGGTCGGTACTCGCGACCCCGACGAGGCGGCCGACCGCCTGCTCGAACGGGGGCTCGAGATCGCCGTCGTCAAGCTCGGTGGCGAGGGCGTCATGGTCGCCACCGCCGACGGTGTGCGAGAGCGGATCCCGCCGTTCCTGGTCGACGTGGTCTGCGGCCTCGGGTCGGGCGACGCGTTCGGTGGCGCCTTCTGTCACGGCCTGCTCAGCGGCTGGGACCTCGTTCGCTCGGTCGAGTACGGCAATGCCGCCGGCGCGATCGTCGCCGGACGCCTCACCTGCGCCGACGCCATGCCGACCGCCGACGAAGTCGACGCGTTCATCGCCGGTCGCACGTCCAGCACCACCTCGAACACCACCCCCTCGAACACCACTGGAGCACCATCATGA